From one Solanum lycopersicum chromosome 12, SLM_r2.1 genomic stretch:
- the LOC101255975 gene encoding uncharacterized protein isoform X1 has product MAITSCSTITISKFGFPVSFSQSIINKKISISSIPFCTKKYVPKKLFFSIKNPKSCGYISNSLVNDCSIDETSKENKTQVSIDVKTSTWNWKGYSIRYQYCGNSGPALVLVHGFGANSDHWRKNLPVLAQSHRVFSIDLIGYGYSDKPNPRELGVENFYSFETWGSQLNDFCKDVIGDKAFFICNSIGGLVGLQAAILEPQLCRGILLLNISLRMLHITKQPWFGRPLIKAFQNLLRNTELGKFFFKSVATPKAVKNILCQCYYDTSQVTDELVQAILLPGLEPGAVDVFLEFICYSAGPLPEELLPQVKCPVLVAWGDKDPWEPIELGRAYGNFDTVEDFVVLPNVGHCPQDEAPHLVNPLVESFVARHANV; this is encoded by the exons ATGGCAATAACAAGTTGTTCAACAATCACCATATCTAAATTTGGTTTTCCTGTTTCATTTTCACAAAGTATAATAAACAAGAAAATCTCAATTAGTTCAATCCCTTTTTGTACCAAAAAATATGTTCCTAAAAAGTTGTTCTTTTCAATCAAGAATCCAAAATCTTGTGGATATATATCAAATTCACTTGTAAATGATTGTTCAATTGATGAAACCTCTAAAGAAAACAAAACCCAAGTTTCCATTGATGTCAAAACCAG TACGTGGAACTGGAAGGGCTATTCCATCCGATACCAGTATTGTGGCAACAGTGGCCCTGCGCTCGTTTTAGTCCATGGTTTTGGAGCAAACAG TGACCACTGGAGAAAAAATCTACCTGTTCTTGCACAGTCACATCGGGTGTTCTCTATCGACCTTATTGGTTATGGCTATTCAGACAAACCAAATCCTCGTGAGCTTGGTGTAGAGAACTTTTATTCATTTGAAACATGGGGCAGCCAACTAAACGATTTTTGTAAGGATGTTATCGGAGATAAAGCCTTCTTCATTTGCAATTCCATTGGAG GGCTTGTTGGTCTTCAGGCTGCCATTTTGGAACCACAACTCTGTAGAGGCATTCTTCTTTTAAATATCTCTCTCCGAATGCTGCATATAACGAAACAGCCTTGGTTTGGTAGACCGCTGATTAAAGCATTTCAGAATTTATTGAG AAATACTGAACTCGGGAAATTCTTTTTCAAAAGTGTTGCTACTCCTAAAGCAGTGAAAAACATTCTGTGTCAG TGCTACTACGACACATCCCAGGTGACGGATGAGTTAGTACAGGCAATCCTTCTTCCAGGGCTTGAACCTGGTGCTGTCGATGTGTTTCTCGAGTTCATTTGCTATTCAGCGGGGCCTCTACCCGAGGAACTACTACCTCAAGTGAAG TGTCCTGTTCTGGTGGCATGGGGTGACAAGGATCCTTGGGAGCCAATAGAACTTGGTAGAGCCTATGGCAACTTTGATACAGTCGAAGATTTTGTCGTCCTCCCTAATGTTGGCCATTGTCCTCAG GACGAGGCACCTCATCTTGTGAACCCACTGGTGGAATCATTTGTTGCCCGGCATGCCAACGTATGA
- the LOC101256270 gene encoding rho GDP-dissociation inhibitor 1-like: protein MSAIVEPISPSKALIMDTMMDENNQQENMKMQDDESLMEEQFLGSSDHSTSDEVEAENELEPEVQEPKLYIICPERPELVLCEPFFSTPKECLFTLKEASRYKLKFSFTVSNNVVCGLKYINTTWKTGVRVDKSQVMLGTFEPRKEPYVYELEEDVTPSGVFARGLYTTRTQVIDEKERCYVDITYYFDIQRQWPESS, encoded by the exons ATGTCAGCTATTGTTGAACCAATCTCACCAAGCAAGGCCTTGATCATGGACACAATGATGGATGaaaataatcaacaagagaATATGAAGATGCAG GATGATGAAAGTTTAATGGAGGAGCAATTTCTTGGTAGTAGTGATCATAGCACTTCAGATGAAG TTGAAGCAGAGAATGAATTAGAACCAGAAGTACAAGAACcaaaattatacataatttGTCCTGAGAGACCAGAGTTAGTGTTATGTGAGCCATTCTTTTCAACACCTAAAGAATGTCTTTTTACTCTCAAGGAAGCAAGTAGATACAAACTCAAATTTTCATTTACTGTCTCCAACAATGTTGTTTGTGGTCTCAAATACATCAACACTACGTGGAAAACAGGTGTCAGAG TTGATAAGTCTCAAGTGATGTTGGGAACTTTTGAACCTAGAAAAGAACCATATGTATATGAATTAGAAGAAGATGTCACACCTTCTGGTGTCTTTGCAAGGGGTTTATATACTACAAGAACACAG gttatagatgaaaaagaaagatgctATGTGGATATCACATACTACTTTGACATTCAAAGGCAATGGCCTGAAAGCTCCTAA
- the LOC101255975 gene encoding pheophytinase, chloroplastic isoform X2: protein MVLEQTGQHQSHFAYSDHWRKNLPVLAQSHRVFSIDLIGYGYSDKPNPRELGVENFYSFETWGSQLNDFCKDVIGDKAFFICNSIGGLVGLQAAILEPQLCRGILLLNISLRMLHITKQPWFGRPLIKAFQNLLRNTELGKFFFKSVATPKAVKNILCQCYYDTSQVTDELVQAILLPGLEPGAVDVFLEFICYSAGPLPEELLPQVKCPVLVAWGDKDPWEPIELGRAYGNFDTVEDFVVLPNVGHCPQDEAPHLVNPLVESFVARHANV from the exons ATGGTTTTGGAGCAAACAGGTCAACATCAATCACATTTTGCTTATAG TGACCACTGGAGAAAAAATCTACCTGTTCTTGCACAGTCACATCGGGTGTTCTCTATCGACCTTATTGGTTATGGCTATTCAGACAAACCAAATCCTCGTGAGCTTGGTGTAGAGAACTTTTATTCATTTGAAACATGGGGCAGCCAACTAAACGATTTTTGTAAGGATGTTATCGGAGATAAAGCCTTCTTCATTTGCAATTCCATTGGAG GGCTTGTTGGTCTTCAGGCTGCCATTTTGGAACCACAACTCTGTAGAGGCATTCTTCTTTTAAATATCTCTCTCCGAATGCTGCATATAACGAAACAGCCTTGGTTTGGTAGACCGCTGATTAAAGCATTTCAGAATTTATTGAG AAATACTGAACTCGGGAAATTCTTTTTCAAAAGTGTTGCTACTCCTAAAGCAGTGAAAAACATTCTGTGTCAG TGCTACTACGACACATCCCAGGTGACGGATGAGTTAGTACAGGCAATCCTTCTTCCAGGGCTTGAACCTGGTGCTGTCGATGTGTTTCTCGAGTTCATTTGCTATTCAGCGGGGCCTCTACCCGAGGAACTACTACCTCAAGTGAAG TGTCCTGTTCTGGTGGCATGGGGTGACAAGGATCCTTGGGAGCCAATAGAACTTGGTAGAGCCTATGGCAACTTTGATACAGTCGAAGATTTTGTCGTCCTCCCTAATGTTGGCCATTGTCCTCAG GACGAGGCACCTCATCTTGTGAACCCACTGGTGGAATCATTTGTTGCCCGGCATGCCAACGTATGA
- the CPI gene encoding cyclopropyl isomerase, translated as MKGNKVNSAAPSLWLAQNPSKRWGEVFFLLYTPFWLTLCLGIVVPFKLYEDFTEWEYLLVGLISALPALIVPMIFVGKADRNLAWKDRYWVKANLWIAIFTYVGNYFWTHYFFTVLGASYTFPSWKMNNVPHTTFLLAHVCFLFYHVSANMTLRRLQHAIADLPENVQWAFKAGWILAYAYFIAYLETLAISNFPYYDFVDRAVMYKVGSLFYAIYFIVSYPMFFRVDEKPGDSWDLPRVSIDALGAAMLVTILLDLWRICLGSIVPMPETKQCPQSGLPWFAMTS; from the exons ATGAAAG GCAATAAAGTGAATAGTGCAGCACCTAGTCTGTGGTTAGCTCAAAACCCTAGCAAGAGATGGGGTGAAGTGTTCTTTCTGCTTTATACTCCGTTTTGGCTCACCTTGTGCCTTGGTATTGTGGTCCCATTCAAGCTCTATGAG GATTTCACAGAGTGGGAATACCTCTTGGTGGGGCTTATTTCTGCACTTCCTGCTTTAATTGTACCCATGATATTTGTCGGGAAG GCTGACAGGAACCTTGCTTGGAAGGATCGTTATTGGGTGAAG GCTAATCTCTGGATAGCAATTTTCACTTACGTTGGGAATTACTTTTGGACCCACTATTTCTTCACAGTTTTGGGGGCTTCTTATACATTTCCATCTTGGAAGATGAATAAT GTACCCCACACAACTTTCCTTCTAGCACATGTTTGCTTCCTGTTTTACCATGTCTCTGCAAACATGACCCTTCGTAGACTACAGCATGCTATTGCTGATTTGCCCGAGAATGTTCAATGGGCTTTCAAGGCTGGGTGGATTCTTGCATATGCTTATTTTATAGCTTATCTGGAGACATTAGCTATTTCCAAT TTTCCGTACTATGACTTCGTGGACCGAGCAGTGATGTATAAAGTTGGTTCCTTGTTTTATGCAATCTACTTCATTGTAAGCTATCCAATGTTTTTCAG GGTTGATGAGAAACCTGGAGATTCATGGGACTTGCCAAGAGTGTCCATTGATGCATTGGGTGCTGCAATGCTAGTCACCATCTTACTCGACTTGTGGCGTATTTGTCTAGGTTCCATTGTTCCTATGCCAGAAACCAAACAATGTCCTCAATCAGGACTCCCATGGTTTGCCATGACATCTTGA
- the LOC101262096 gene encoding kinesin-like protein KIN-12B: MKNYMQQRNTILRENHDAAGATMPPSSPNPSLLKQKSSNSPSNPSSTSTRKHKSSKENAPPPYHPLDLSSSPTVGLKIKSPLPPRPPANSNNLKRKLNLESVGTENLVAGSSDSGVKVIVRMRPPTKDEEEGEVVVQKISNDSLSIAGHTFTFDSIADTQSTQVDIFQHVGAPVVENCLAGFNSSVFAYGQTGSGKTYTIWGPANALLEENLTIDQQGLAPRVFQRLFERIEEEQIKHADKQLMYQCRCSFLEIYNEQITDLLDPSQKNLQIREDVRTGVYVENLTEECVSSMKDVTKLLMKGVSNRRTGATSVNAESSRSHSVFTCVVESRCKSMADGISHLKRSRINLVDLAGSERQKLTGAAGERLKEAGNINKSLSQLGNLINILAEVSQIGKNRHIPYRDSKLTFLLQESLGGNAKLAMICAISPSQSCKSETLSTLRFAQRAKAIKNKAVINEEMQDDVNVLREVIRQLREELLRMKANGYQADQAGWSVRRSLNLLKFSLNHPMNLPVDDDGDTEMEVVEEAELLGLLSEGSKENSMLGILRRTFSKGSSPLDSAVQHGGKEYGSNREQASEDTDVSMEEEVSEAVTEHEGSTVDGAGLQNFKKLGNDSSMEPTEDEYAPSSASEMLNQGQREVVEDSPSEKYPEWTSENSSKSLEGNTACTNLSTVQCDVSPILDYPAPSVSPRANSSRRSVGTSMLSDSKKDLGDKLDTPGLPFTKPSNSICLNSLSNQRNKSCFTSTEHLAASLQRGLEVISSHRQSTSLRRSSVRFSCKAADISAIIPVAKVDVGVQTITKDYESYEGGSMFLCSKCKARNSLQELEDADDDGSNLQLVPVNGLQLVSATGSQSCENFQIQVPKAVEKVLAGAIRREMALEDICSKKTFEITQLNRLIQQYKHERECNAIISQTREDKIIRLESYMDGILPKEEFMEDELLALIHENKLLKAKYENHPEVLSDRLALRRVQEELERYHNFFDLGERDVLLEEIQDLRTQLQFYVDFSPKSSRKENSLLQLTYPCDPSVPPTLSAIPESNEDEESSEQSFERERIQWTETESKWISLVEELRLDLQTSRTLSEKRKQELELEKKCSEELKEAMQRAMQGHARMIEQYAELEERHIQLLARHRQVQVGIEDVKRAATKAGVRGAESKFINALAAEISTLRVEREKERHYYRDENTELQNQLRDTAEAVQAAGELLARLKEAEEDIAAAEKRAIHAEQEASEANKQILKLKKKHEEEINSLNHLPEELRLPKATSEPVYDNSETGHDDQWREEFASFYNTKEEEDLPKFGEPSSWFSGYDRCNV; this comes from the exons atgaagAACTATATGCAACAACGGAACACGATCTTAAGGGAGAATCACGACGCTGCCGGAGCTACAATGCCGCCGTCATCTCCAAACCCTAGCCTTTTGAAGCAGAAATCGTCGAATTCGCCAAGTAATCCTAGCAGTACTAGTACAAGGAAACATAAATCATCTAAAGAGAATGCTCCTCCGCCGTATCATCCGTTAGATCTGAGCTCATCGCCGACAGTTGGTTTGAAGATTAAAAGTCCTCTGCCTCCTCGACCGCCGGCTAACTCGAATAATTTGAAACGGAAGCTTAATTTGGAGTCTGTTGGTACTGAGAATCTAGTTGCTGGATCTTCTGATTCTGGAGTAAAG GTCATAGTGAGGATGAGGCCACCAACCAAGGATGAGGAAGAGGGGGAAGTTGTTGTCCAGAAGATCTCTAATGATTCTTTGTCCATAGCTGGGCATACTTTTACATTTGATTCTATTGCAGATACCCAATCAACACAG GTTGATATATTCCAGCATGTGGGAGCTCCTGTTGTTGAGAATTGTCTTGCTGGGTTTAACAGCTCAGTATTTGCTTATGGGCAG ACTGGTAGTGGGAAGACATATACAATTTGGGGACCAGCCAACGCCTTGTTGGAAGAAAACTTGACCATTGATCAACAGGGCTTAGCTCCACGTGTTTTTCAGAGGCTTTTTGAACGTATTGAGGAG GAACAAATCAAGCATGCTGACAAACAGCTCATGTATCAGTGTCGATGTTCTTTTCTTGAG ATATACAATGAACAAATCACTGATCTATTGGATCCTAGTCAAAAAAATCTCCAG ATTAGGGAAGATGTCAGAACAGGTGTTTATGTGGAAAATTTGACTGAGGAATGTGTGTCCTCCATGAAGGATGTGACAAAGCTTTTGATGAAG GGAGTGTCAAACAGACGAACTGGTGCTACAAGTGTAAATGCTGAGAGTTCACGTTCTCACAGTGTATTCACCTGTGTTGTTGAATCACGATGCAAG AGCATGGCAGATGGTATAAGCCACCTAAAGAGGAGTAGAATAAATCTTGTTGATCTTGCTGGATCAGAAAGGCAAAAGCTAACTGGTGCAGCTGGTGAACGCTTGAAAGAAGCAGGGAACATCAATAAATCACTTTCACAGTTGGG GAACTTAATAAACATTCTTGCAGAAGTTTCTCAAATAGGCAAGAATAGGCACATCCCCTATAGAGATTCCAAGTTGACATTTTTGTTACAGGAATCTCTAGGTGGGAATGCAAAACTTGCAATGATCTGCGCCATTTCTCCGTCCCAAAG TTGTAAGAGTGAAACTTTGAGTACCCTGAGATTTGCGCAACGTGCAAAGGCAATCAAGAACAAGGCAGTAATCAATGAAGAAATGCAAGATGATGTCAATGTTTTGAGAGAAGTTATTCGTCAGCTAAGG GAGGAATTGCTAAGAATGAAGGCAAATGGTTATCAAGCAGATCAGGCAGGGTGGAGTGTTCGTAGAAGCTTAAATCTGTTAAAGTTCAGCCTTAACCATCCAATGAATCTACCtgttgatgatgatggtgatacAGAAATGGAAGTCGTTGAGGAAGCTGAACTATTAGGTCTTCTATCGGAAGGCAGTAAAGAGAATAGTATGCTTGGGATCCTGCGGAGGACGTTTTCAAAAGGTTCTTCGCCACTTGATTCTGCGGTACAGCATGGGGGAAAGGAGTACGGCAGCAACAGGGAGCAAGCCTCTGAGGATACAGATGTTAGCATGGAGGAAGAGGTATCTGAAGCAGTTACCGAGCATGAAGGCAGTACTGTTGATGGTGCTGGACTGCAGAACTTCAAAAAGCTAGGTAATGATTCTTCTATGGAGCCAACTGAAGATGAGTATGCCCCGTCTTCTGCCAGCGAAATGCTGAATCAAGGACAACGGGAAGTGGTAGAGGACTCACCTTCAGAAAAATATCCTGAATGGACTTCTGAGAACTCTTCTAAAAGTTTGGAGGGAAATACAGCCTGCACTAATCTCAGTACAGTTCAATGTGATGTGTCGCCTATTTTGGACTATCCTGCTCCAAGCGTTTCACCAAGAGCTAATAGCAGTAGGAGAAGTGTTGGGACTTCAATGCTGAGTGATTCGAAGAAGGATCTTGGAGATAAATTGGATACTCCGGGCTTGCCCTTCACAAAGCCTTCAAACAGTATTTGTTTGAATTCTCtatcaaatcaaagaaacaaaagtTGTTTCACTTCAACTGAACATTTGGCGGCTAGTCTTCAGCGGGGACTTGAAGTTATTAGTTCTCATCGACAAAGTACATCTTTGAGGCGTTCCTCAGTCAGATTTTCTTGCAAAGCTGCTGATATTAGTGCAATCATACCAGTTGCTAAAGTTGATGTTGGAGTTCAAACTATTACAAAAGATTACGAGTCATATGAAGGAGGTTCAATGTTTTTGTGTAGTAAATGTAAGGCAAGAAATTCACTGCAAGAGCTTGAAGATGCAGATGATGATGGCTCAAATTTGCAGCTGGTACCTGTTAATGGATTACAGTTGGTATCTGCAACTGGATCACAGTCCTgtgaaaatttccagattcaAGTACCTAAA GCAGTAGAAAAGGTCTTGGCTGGAGCTATACGGAGAGAGATGGCACTTGAAGATATATGCTCCaagaaaacttttgaaatcacGCAACTCAACCGTTTG ATCCAGCAATACAAACATGAACGAGAATGCAATGCTATAATTAGCCAAACACGTGAAGATAAGATCATTCGCCTTGAAAGTTATATGGATGGTATTTTACCAAAGGAAGAGTTCATGGAGGATGAGTTGTTGGCACTGATTCATGAGAATAAG CTACTGAAGGCAAAGTATGAGAATCATCCTGAAGTTTTAAGTGACAGACTTGCACTAAGAAGAGTTCAAGAGGAGCTGGAGCGGTATCATAACTTCTTTGACTTAGGTGAGAGGGATGTTTTGCTGGAGGAGATTCAGGATTTGAGGACCCAGTTACAGTTTTATGTGGACTTCTCACCAAAGTCATCCAGGAAAGAAAATTCTCTTCTACAATTAACATATCCATGTGATCCCAGTGTGCCTCCAACTTTATCTGCAATTCCAGAGTCCAATGAGGATGAGGAGAGTTCTGAACAGAGTTTCGAAAGGGAGAGAATTCAATGGACAGAAACAGAGAGTAAGTGGATTTCTCTGGTAGAAGAGTTGAGGTTAGACCTACAAACTAGCCGCACCTTGTCTGAAAAACGAAAACAAGAACTAGAGTTGGAAAAGAAATGCTCTGAAGAGCTGAAAGAAGCAATGCAGAGGGCAATGCAAGGCCATGCACGAATGATTGAACAGTATGCTGAACTTGAAGAGAGACATATTCAACTGCTTGCAAGGCATAGGCAGGTCCAAGTTGGTATAGAGGATGTTAAAAGAGCGGCCACAAAAGCAGGAGTAAGAGGTGCTGAATCTAAATTCATAAATGCTCTTGCTGCAGAAATTTCAACTCTGAGAGTGGAGAGGGAAAAGGAAAGACACTATTATAGGGATGAAAATACGGAACTTCAAAACCAACTTAGGGATACTGCTGAAGCGGTACAAGCAGCTGGGGAATTGCTTGCACGGCTTAAAGAAGCAGAAGAAGATATTGCAGCTGCTGAG AAACGAGCCATTCATGCAGAGCAAGAAGCTAGCGAGGCTAATAAACAGATTctcaaattgaagaaaaaacacGAGGAGGAGATCAACAGTTTAAACCATTTACCAGAAGAACTCCGTCTTCCTAAAGCTACATCAGAACCCGTATATGATAACTCTGAGACGGGACATGATGATCAGTGGAGAGAAGAATTTGCGTCATTCTACAACACCAAAGAGGAGGAGGATCTACCAAAATTTGGTGAGCCTTCTTCTTGGTTCTCAGGGTATGATAGGTGCAATGTATAG
- the LOC101255676 gene encoding signal peptide peptidase-like 5 produces the protein MAFSFRLIGVSIISCLLLLSSTATGDDDISRAAPANASSSCNNPYRMVLVKLWIDGAEQESIGGLSAAFGSLLSTDTKNAPRLPATCTKPLNGCSSSSFKLSGSIALALRGQCDFLTKAMVAQAGGAAGIVLINDQEDLVEMACPNNSTVSNVTIPVVTISKAGGDVIDKYISAGKKVEIMFYSPDRPIVDYSAMFIWMMAVGTIFCASFWSEFTTSKENNINEQSPEVIAGGSREEDDKEILNITTKSAFVFVITASTFLLLLYFFMSSWFVWLLIILFSIGGVEGMHSCIVSLVSSKCKGCGRKKLNLPLLGESSILSLVVLILCVAFAISWVATRKASYSWIGQDILGICLMITVLQLAQLPNIKVATVLLCCAFLYDIFWVFLSPAIFHDSVMIAVARGDKAGGESIPMLLRIPRVSDPYGGYDMIGFGDILFPGLLVCFAFRFDKARKKNVLNGYYIWMVVGYGIGLLFTYLGMYLMNGHGQPALLYLVPCTLGVYVLLGLLRGELKDLWNYDSESTRVADSLLGDA, from the exons ATGGCATTTTCATTCCGATTAATCGGAGTAAGCATTATCAGTTGTCTTCTTCTGTTATCATCAACCGCAACCGGTGATGATGATATCTCACGCGCCGCCCCTGCTAATGCATCGAGCTCCTGTAACAATCCTTATCGAATG GTTCTggtgaagttatggattgatgGTGCTGAGCAAGAATCAATAGGTGGCTTAAGTGCGGCATTTGGATCTCTTTTATCCACTGATACTAAAAATGCCCCTAGATTGCCTGCTACTTGTACAAAACCCTTGAATGGCTGTTCCAGCTCCTCTTTTAAG TTATCAGGCTCCATTGCACTAGCTCTTCGCGGTCAATGTGATTTTCTAACGAAGGCTATGGTTGCACAAGCAGGAGGTGCTGCAGGGATTGTGCTGATAAATGATCAAGAAG ATCTTGTGGAGATGGCTTGTCCTAACAATTCTACAGTATCAAACGTAACAATTCCTGTTGTAACCATTTCAAAAGCCGGAGGAGATGTCATAGACAAGTATATCTCTGCTGGAAAGAAAG TGGAGATTATGTTTTATTCGCCAGATCGGCCCATTGTGGACTACTCAGCAATGTTCATATGGATGATGGCTGTTGGCACAATATTTTGTGCATCCTTTTGGTCGGAGTTCACTACATCTAAGGAAAACAATATCAATGAACAGTCACCAGAG GTGATTGCTGGAGGTTCCAGGGAAGAAGATGACAAGGAAATCCTAAATATCACTACAAAGAGTGCTTTTGTATTTGTCATCACAGCGTCTACGTTTCTGTTGCTACTTTACTTTTTCATGTCTTCTTGGTTTGTCTGGCTGCTGATAATACTTTTCTCTATTGGTGGAGTTGAG GGAATGCATAGCTGTATAGTATCCCTGGTATCGAG CAAATGTAAAGGTTGTGGAAGGAAGAAGTTGAATTTGCCGCTTCTTGGGGAGAGTTCTATTCTTTCTCTTGTGGTATTGATATTATGTGTGGCATTTGCAATATCATGGGTAGCAACTAGGAAAGCATCATACTCTTGGATCGGCCAAGATATTCTG GGAATCTGTTTGATGATAACTGTTCTGCAGTTGGCTCAGTTGCCTAATATAAAG GTTGCTACGGTGCTTCTGTGTTGTGCATTTCTATACGACATCTTTTGGGTTTTCCTTTCGCCTGCTATATTCCATGACAGTGTAATGATTGCA GTTGCCCGCGGTGACAAAGCTGGCGGAGAATCCATTCCAATGCTTCTGAGAATTCCTCGAGTATCAGATCCTTATGGTGGCTATGATATGATTGGTTTTGGGGATATTCTGTTTCCTGGTTTGCTGGTTTGTTTTGCTTTCAG atttGACAAAGCTAGAAAGAAGAATGTACTAAATGGATACTACATCTGGATGGTAGTTGGTTATGGAATTG GTCTTCTATTCACATACTTGGGGATGTACCTAATGAACGGTCATGGTCAACCTGCTCTCCTATATCTTGTGCCCTGCACGCTAG GAGTTTATGTGTTGCTGGGATTGCTGAGAGGCGAACTTAAAGACCTATGGAACTATGATAGCGAATCAACAAGAGTTGCAGACTCACTATTGGGAGATGCCTGA
- the CPI gene encoding cyclopropyl isomerase isoform X2, with protein sequence MIFVGKADRNLAWKDRYWVKANLWIAIFTYVGNYFWTHYFFTVLGASYTFPSWKMNNVPHTTFLLAHVCFLFYHVSANMTLRRLQHAIADLPENVQWAFKAGWILAYAYFIAYLETLAISNFPYYDFVDRAVMYKVGSLFYAIYFIVSYPMFFRVDEKPGDSWDLPRVSIDALGAAMLVTILLDLWRICLGSIVPMPETKQCPQSGLPWFAMTS encoded by the exons ATGATATTTGTCGGGAAG GCTGACAGGAACCTTGCTTGGAAGGATCGTTATTGGGTGAAG GCTAATCTCTGGATAGCAATTTTCACTTACGTTGGGAATTACTTTTGGACCCACTATTTCTTCACAGTTTTGGGGGCTTCTTATACATTTCCATCTTGGAAGATGAATAAT GTACCCCACACAACTTTCCTTCTAGCACATGTTTGCTTCCTGTTTTACCATGTCTCTGCAAACATGACCCTTCGTAGACTACAGCATGCTATTGCTGATTTGCCCGAGAATGTTCAATGGGCTTTCAAGGCTGGGTGGATTCTTGCATATGCTTATTTTATAGCTTATCTGGAGACATTAGCTATTTCCAAT TTTCCGTACTATGACTTCGTGGACCGAGCAGTGATGTATAAAGTTGGTTCCTTGTTTTATGCAATCTACTTCATTGTAAGCTATCCAATGTTTTTCAG GGTTGATGAGAAACCTGGAGATTCATGGGACTTGCCAAGAGTGTCCATTGATGCATTGGGTGCTGCAATGCTAGTCACCATCTTACTCGACTTGTGGCGTATTTGTCTAGGTTCCATTGTTCCTATGCCAGAAACCAAACAATGTCCTCAATCAGGACTCCCATGGTTTGCCATGACATCTTGA